The Thermoplasma sp. Kam2015 genome has a segment encoding these proteins:
- a CDS encoding enoyl-CoA hydratase/isomerase family protein, with translation MPIIRNTVGSALYVYLNRPDRKNAIDLETVYDLEKILDDSASDDSIRAVVLSGEGKDFSAGADINMLASFDSASAYEFRMAMNRVSRKIRDLPKPVIAVLKGYSLGGGLEIAESADIRIALKDAVIGQPEISIGINAGAGGNVILPRIVGAGRAMYMAMTGRKMSAMEAKAMGLVDEVVEDEDQVRSIVDDIAGKPQATLQYIKKLVNASLDLPIDRAMEEEALYFSMLFTKKEITDLLLKWRKR, from the coding sequence ATGCCCATAATCAGAAACACTGTTGGATCCGCATTATATGTTTATCTCAACAGGCCGGATAGAAAAAATGCCATAGACCTGGAGACGGTATATGATCTTGAAAAGATTCTGGATGACTCCGCCTCAGACGATAGCATTCGAGCTGTTGTATTATCTGGCGAGGGAAAGGATTTCTCTGCAGGTGCGGATATAAATATGCTTGCCTCTTTTGACAGTGCATCGGCCTACGAATTCAGAATGGCCATGAACAGAGTCTCAAGAAAGATCCGTGATCTTCCGAAGCCAGTCATTGCCGTACTGAAGGGCTATTCGCTGGGAGGTGGGCTTGAAATAGCCGAATCAGCAGACATAAGGATAGCTCTAAAGGATGCCGTCATAGGGCAGCCTGAGATATCCATAGGAATAAATGCCGGTGCTGGCGGGAACGTTATCCTGCCCAGGATAGTGGGTGCTGGTAGGGCGATGTACATGGCCATGACCGGTAGGAAGATGAGCGCAATGGAAGCCAAGGCCATGGGCCTTGTGGATGAAGTGGTAGAGGATGAGGATCAGGTCAGATCGATAGTGGACGATATAGCCGGGAAGCCGCAGGCCACACTTCAGTATATAAAGAAGCTTGTCAATGCCTCACTGGATCTTCCGATTGATCGTGCCATGGAGGAAGAGGCGTTATATTTCTCCATGCTATTTACGAAGAAAGAAATAACGGATCTTCTGTTAAAATGGAGGAAGAGATGA
- a CDS encoding N-acetylglucosamine kinase has protein sequence MEEEMMILGVDGGSTKTLAIVFDERSESIAGVGISGPSNFTNAPRETATANISDAVKKACSEAGVDMRSIDTKVFGLAGIGDSKEATELGKDIVRSIVGKADVVSDGLGAYKFANLNEDGVVFAPGTGSVGFLKKGGEPKRFGGWGWVIGDEGSASWMAKQAILLAEREYDGISETGFRDIVMSYFGMDLYEVVYAISKERIAKRVVAALAPHISAMARSGNKYANSIFEESSSYISEVMNSKSKALGGSGRYSVLGGTMLAGDFYQHMIRSKTSVPVNIYYGYQVAIGDVLMGLEKKGEIDLSIRDKIIRQLNASLKNKPEDIKEFLFMENVPES, from the coding sequence ATGGAGGAAGAGATGATGATCCTTGGTGTGGATGGCGGCTCAACGAAGACGCTTGCGATTGTTTTTGATGAGAGAAGCGAGTCGATAGCTGGTGTGGGGATATCAGGGCCTTCCAACTTCACGAATGCTCCGAGGGAAACTGCAACTGCAAATATATCAGATGCAGTCAAGAAAGCATGCTCCGAAGCCGGTGTGGACATGAGGAGCATCGATACGAAGGTCTTTGGCCTGGCAGGTATCGGAGACAGCAAAGAAGCCACCGAACTCGGTAAGGACATCGTAAGATCCATCGTCGGAAAAGCTGATGTAGTATCGGATGGCCTCGGAGCCTATAAATTCGCCAATCTGAATGAAGACGGAGTTGTGTTTGCACCCGGAACGGGCAGCGTCGGATTTCTTAAGAAGGGAGGCGAACCAAAGCGCTTCGGCGGATGGGGATGGGTAATAGGCGATGAGGGATCTGCAAGCTGGATGGCCAAGCAGGCGATACTGCTTGCCGAACGCGAATATGATGGGATATCCGAAACTGGATTCAGGGACATAGTCATGAGCTACTTCGGCATGGATCTATATGAGGTGGTATATGCAATCTCCAAGGAGAGGATAGCCAAACGCGTTGTTGCTGCTCTGGCACCTCACATATCCGCTATGGCCAGATCCGGAAATAAATATGCCAATTCCATATTTGAAGAGAGCTCATCCTATATCTCTGAGGTGATGAACTCAAAATCTAAGGCGCTTGGCGGTTCAGGCAGATACTCGGTTCTGGGTGGGACTATGCTGGCAGGAGACTTTTATCAGCATATGATCAGATCCAAGACTTCCGTGCCGGTGAACATTTACTATGGATATCAGGTGGCCATAGGCGATGTGCTGATGGGTCTTGAGAAGAAGGGTGAGATTGATCTTTCAATCAGGGATAAGATCATCCGGCAGTTGAATGCCAGCCTCAAAAATAAACCTGAGGATATAAAAGAATTCCTCTTCATGGAAAATGTGCCTGAATCTTAG
- a CDS encoding phosphoenolpyruvate carboxykinase (GTP), with protein MLALNETELNKNALRWIESIKKFTDPENVLVCDGSREEFAQIAGEMVRSGEFIELNKDHYPNSFIYRSDRTDVARSEERTFIAAPDSKMVGNLNNYMSLEQARDVWNRFFRNAYRGKTMYVIPYALGPLDSRFTDYGVEITDSKYVVLNLHYITRMGKQIMQKIPDRFVKGVHATGTLDPNSKYIIHLPWDKPEGVDADILSVNTNYGGNALLSKKCHALRIASVKARSEGWLAEHMLLLEVEDPRGRKIYITGAFPSASGKTNLSMINPPKHYADAGWKTRLLSDDISWMKIENGKLHATNPENGFFAVVPGTNHRTNRNAMLTLTKDTIFTNTGLTKTGEPWWEGLDPVDDQLYDWKGILRKPNGEPIAHPNSRFTSPLANYPFLSEKINDPDGVPVSAILFGGRRASLIPLVYEAFNWNHGVFMGATMGVEKTAASEGKVGELRRDPMAMRPFCGYNIADYFKHWIEVGQKLRYKPKIFYVNWFRRRADGSFIWPGFSENFRVIEWIIYRLDHNDNAVETPIGYIPEKINLEGLNLSTHDLEELFRIDREGWREEMRNIGEYFSHIGGIPEDLMREFEMEKRRLS; from the coding sequence ATGCTCGCGCTGAATGAAACAGAACTTAACAAAAATGCATTGAGATGGATAGAATCTATCAAAAAGTTCACGGATCCTGAGAATGTTTTGGTCTGTGATGGGTCAAGAGAAGAATTTGCCCAGATAGCGGGCGAAATGGTTAGATCTGGAGAATTCATAGAGCTGAACAAGGATCACTATCCCAATTCATTCATTTACAGAAGTGATAGGACAGATGTAGCCAGAAGCGAGGAACGTACCTTCATTGCCGCTCCGGATAGCAAGATGGTCGGAAATCTCAACAATTATATGTCGCTGGAACAGGCAAGAGATGTGTGGAACAGGTTTTTCAGGAATGCCTATCGTGGAAAGACGATGTACGTAATACCATATGCACTTGGTCCACTAGATTCAAGGTTCACGGACTATGGCGTAGAGATCACGGACAGCAAATATGTCGTCCTCAATCTGCACTACATAACCAGGATGGGAAAACAGATCATGCAGAAAATCCCTGATCGATTTGTAAAAGGAGTACATGCAACCGGAACCCTCGATCCGAACAGCAAGTACATAATACATCTTCCCTGGGACAAGCCTGAAGGTGTTGATGCGGATATACTCAGTGTCAACACAAACTATGGCGGAAATGCTCTGCTAAGCAAAAAATGCCATGCACTGAGGATAGCCTCAGTGAAGGCCAGATCTGAGGGTTGGTTGGCAGAGCACATGCTGTTGCTTGAGGTGGAGGATCCGCGTGGCAGAAAGATCTACATAACTGGGGCATTTCCCAGTGCAAGCGGAAAGACAAACCTTTCCATGATAAATCCGCCAAAGCATTATGCAGATGCTGGCTGGAAGACAAGGCTCCTCAGCGATGACATATCCTGGATGAAGATAGAGAATGGCAAACTGCATGCGACCAATCCTGAGAACGGATTCTTTGCAGTTGTGCCTGGGACTAACCACAGGACAAACAGGAATGCAATGCTAACGCTGACTAAGGACACCATATTCACAAACACAGGCCTGACAAAGACCGGCGAACCGTGGTGGGAAGGGCTCGATCCCGTCGATGACCAATTGTACGACTGGAAAGGCATCCTCAGAAAGCCAAATGGAGAACCAATAGCGCATCCAAACTCCAGATTCACCTCACCTCTGGCAAATTATCCATTCCTGTCGGAAAAGATAAACGATCCGGATGGCGTTCCAGTTTCTGCCATACTGTTCGGTGGAAGGCGCGCGTCCCTTATTCCGCTCGTGTACGAGGCGTTCAACTGGAATCACGGCGTGTTCATGGGCGCCACAATGGGTGTTGAGAAAACTGCTGCATCCGAAGGTAAAGTCGGCGAGTTAAGGAGAGATCCTATGGCCATGAGGCCTTTCTGCGGATACAACATAGCTGATTACTTTAAGCACTGGATAGAGGTGGGGCAGAAGCTTAGGTACAAGCCTAAGATATTCTACGTCAACTGGTTCAGGAGAAGGGCTGATGGTTCCTTCATATGGCCAGGTTTCTCTGAGAATTTCAGGGTCATAGAGTGGATCATATACCGCCTGGATCACAACGATAATGCCGTTGAGACGCCCATAGGATACATACCGGAGAAGATCAACCTGGAGGGGCTTAACCTCTCAACGCATGATCTCGAGGAACTGTTCAGGATAGACAGAGAGGGATGGAGAGAGGAGATGAGAAACATTGGTGAATATTTCAGTCACATAGGGGGAATACCTGAGGATTTGATGAGGGAATTTGAGATGGAGAAGAGGAGGTTATCCTAA
- the alaXM gene encoding alanyl-tRNA editing protein AlaXM has product MTEKIYYDNMYLKEFDAEIVSVDSNRLILNRTAFYPTGGGQPNDVGVILKGDARYRVIDVQKQGDDVIHILENADGLQPGDSIHGIIDWQRRYAHMRYHTAIHILDGIVSAKHNSEALLTGGQIYEDRSRIDMNIENFTKEFVDQIIEEANEFIAEGHRVYAENISREEALKRPNLARTEPGRKLIESLPVVRIIVIEGLDEQSDGGTHVANTKEVGRIILRKIENKGRKNKRIEFELSPA; this is encoded by the coding sequence GTGACCGAAAAGATCTATTATGACAACATGTACCTGAAGGAATTCGATGCGGAAATAGTTTCTGTGGATTCTAACAGGCTGATTTTGAACCGCACAGCATTTTATCCAACAGGAGGGGGTCAGCCCAATGACGTTGGCGTTATCCTAAAGGGAGATGCAAGATACAGAGTGATCGATGTGCAGAAGCAGGGAGATGATGTGATCCATATTCTGGAAAACGCTGACGGATTGCAACCCGGCGATAGTATACATGGTATCATAGACTGGCAGAGAAGATATGCGCATATGAGATACCACACGGCCATACACATACTGGATGGCATAGTTTCTGCAAAGCACAACTCCGAAGCCCTGCTCACAGGCGGCCAGATATATGAAGACAGATCCCGAATAGACATGAATATAGAGAACTTCACCAAGGAATTCGTCGATCAGATCATAGAAGAGGCCAATGAGTTCATAGCCGAAGGCCATCGTGTCTACGCGGAGAACATAAGCAGGGAGGAAGCGTTGAAAAGGCCAAATCTGGCAAGAACAGAGCCTGGAAGAAAACTGATAGAATCATTGCCAGTTGTGAGGATAATAGTCATTGAAGGCCTTGACGAACAATCAGACGGCGGAACGCATGTTGCAAATACAAAGGAGGTTGGTCGCATAATCCTGAGAAAGATAGAGAATAAGGGAAGGAAAAACAAACGCATAGAATTTGAACTTTCACCCGCATAA
- a CDS encoding thioredoxin family protein yields the protein MANLIRKEDREYLKGEFDKYLKNDVDLVVFTSNDENCRYCKETVQLATEVSEINPKIHLKVYNFDEDKEMVKKYGVEKYPATIVSKAGVEDGRIVYYGLPSGYEFGSLIEDLKNVSIGEADVSSKAAELISKIDKPITIKVYVTPTCPYCPRAVGTAHKFALLNPNIKGEMIEALEFENEAEEVGVSSVPHIVINNDVTFIGAYPDDQFAEYVMEAYDHQ from the coding sequence ATGGCAAATCTGATAAGAAAAGAAGACAGAGAATACCTAAAGGGAGAGTTTGACAAGTATCTGAAAAATGATGTTGATCTTGTGGTTTTCACTTCAAATGATGAGAACTGCAGGTATTGCAAGGAGACCGTACAGCTCGCCACTGAAGTTTCTGAGATCAATCCAAAGATTCACCTGAAGGTTTACAACTTCGATGAAGATAAGGAAATGGTGAAAAAATACGGTGTGGAGAAATATCCAGCCACCATAGTTTCCAAGGCGGGTGTCGAGGACGGAAGAATAGTGTATTATGGTCTTCCATCTGGTTATGAATTTGGTTCACTCATAGAGGATCTGAAGAACGTATCCATAGGAGAGGCAGATGTCTCATCCAAGGCAGCCGAGCTCATATCAAAGATAGACAAGCCAATAACGATAAAGGTATACGTTACGCCTACATGTCCGTATTGCCCAAGAGCGGTTGGAACGGCGCATAAATTCGCGCTCCTGAATCCCAACATAAAGGGCGAAATGATCGAGGCTCTGGAATTCGAGAATGAAGCTGAAGAGGTTGGGGTTTCTAGCGTTCCTCACATAGTTATAAACAATGATGTGACCTTCATTGGGGCCTATCCAGACGACCAGTTCGCCGAATACGTCATGGAAGCCTACGATCATCAGTAA
- a CDS encoding extracellular solute-binding protein: MDSSNDGNNNKGTNYQPPSGGGYRPPSAGKKNRKLVWAVVAVVIIVVVATVSVEAYYSNKAAHTITIWSSQSAGGETQVFDQAVKAFEAKYPNITLSIDTAVNVGSASTYLTAAHAGKAPNVYRDTSDDAAVLWASGSLINMSDEFNSSYFAQFEPAALNDWTYHGSIYGIPININGNALYYNKMYVKTPPKTIYQLIQEAKNVTGKTSPNGKTVYGFPYGLGLWYGYNAAAWFPAFNATIFNASMYPQLNSVNSTKTIGFLYNLTYVYKVSPTGLSTTNDVISMFEDNESAFIEEGPWMQATFESYLGNNLGVAPLPYNNVTGSWVEPIWGSIGYVVSNSKASGANPTQIWASIQFVKMMTNITNQELLFKEAGDFPSAIAANSWAVAHNSTDPFAKYWFEQEEHTQIQPNYLAFNAYWTPFNTQMYALYVGGHGNITQAANALEQQIISTMKSAGYPPFISATTISLLQTSSVSENIFFFAESYGNVIRL, encoded by the coding sequence ATGGACAGTAGTAATGATGGTAACAATAACAAGGGTACTAACTATCAGCCCCCTTCAGGCGGTGGTTATAGGCCACCTTCAGCTGGTAAGAAGAACCGAAAGCTTGTGTGGGCTGTGGTTGCTGTCGTTATAATAGTTGTAGTTGCAACAGTAAGTGTTGAGGCCTATTATTCGAACAAGGCAGCACACACAATAACAATATGGAGCTCTCAGAGCGCCGGTGGAGAAACGCAGGTCTTCGATCAAGCGGTTAAGGCATTCGAGGCAAAATATCCAAATATAACGCTATCAATTGATACTGCCGTGAATGTTGGGTCAGCCTCCACGTATCTGACAGCCGCCCATGCTGGCAAAGCACCAAATGTATATAGAGATACAAGCGACGATGCAGCTGTTCTATGGGCCTCTGGATCGCTCATCAACATGAGTGATGAATTCAACAGTTCATATTTTGCTCAATTTGAGCCAGCCGCTCTCAATGACTGGACATATCACGGTAGCATATATGGAATACCCATAAACATAAATGGAAATGCACTGTACTACAACAAAATGTACGTCAAGACGCCTCCAAAAACAATCTACCAGCTAATCCAGGAAGCAAAGAATGTGACTGGAAAGACGAGTCCAAATGGTAAAACTGTATATGGATTCCCATACGGGCTTGGACTCTGGTATGGATATAACGCCGCGGCCTGGTTCCCTGCATTCAACGCGACAATATTTAATGCCTCTATGTATCCGCAGCTTAACTCGGTAAATTCCACAAAGACAATAGGCTTCCTTTACAACCTTACATATGTATATAAGGTTAGCCCTACCGGTCTCAGCACGACGAATGATGTAATATCGATGTTTGAGGATAATGAGTCCGCATTCATAGAGGAAGGGCCTTGGATGCAGGCCACCTTCGAAAGCTATCTTGGTAACAATCTCGGTGTGGCACCATTGCCTTACAACAATGTGACGGGCAGCTGGGTTGAGCCTATCTGGGGTTCAATAGGATATGTTGTATCCAACAGCAAAGCCAGTGGAGCAAATCCGACACAGATATGGGCATCAATACAGTTTGTTAAGATGATGACGAACATAACAAACCAGGAACTGTTGTTCAAAGAAGCAGGCGATTTCCCATCTGCAATAGCAGCCAATAGCTGGGCAGTTGCTCATAACTCCACAGATCCGTTCGCAAAGTACTGGTTTGAACAGGAAGAACATACGCAGATCCAGCCTAATTATCTCGCTTTCAATGCATACTGGACTCCATTCAATACGCAGATGTATGCACTGTATGTCGGTGGCCATGGTAACATAACACAAGCTGCAAATGCGCTGGAGCAACAGATAATCTCGACGATGAAGTCCGCAGGATATCCACCATTCATTTCGGCAACGACCATCTCTTTACTGCAGACATCATCCGTCAGTGAAAACATATTTTTCTTTGCAGAGAGCTATGGTAATGTGATAAGATTATAA
- a CDS encoding carbohydrate ABC transporter permease, with amino-acid sequence MKTLNFSNFFNKSYDWKSIIYVIPVIAVLVFLDFYPIGVGVYFSFTNLNVIHFYNYSFIGFANYIAILTSSAFPQIILHTIIWSVGSTVLMVPMGFALALIINQKGLIGKRFYRTLILFPWAYPAFITLLIWKNMLSYHFGIINEVLNALGLKGLFWLGSPSLAMLSLILVNLWLSFPYYTYVFTASIQSIPSELYDAAEMDGYGTLRTLRRITLPMLSRQFAFITIFGFIFTWNNFYPVFLLTGGGPLISTQILITYSYYEAFTYLAYGVGIAYAIISILILLVLVVLANKYTKMMQVLY; translated from the coding sequence ATGAAAACATTGAATTTTTCAAATTTTTTCAATAAATCCTATGACTGGAAGAGTATAATATACGTGATACCAGTAATAGCCGTTCTTGTCTTTCTGGATTTTTATCCTATAGGCGTTGGCGTCTATTTTTCATTCACAAATCTCAACGTGATACATTTCTATAACTATAGTTTTATAGGATTTGCAAATTATATTGCAATACTTACATCAAGCGCCTTTCCTCAGATAATACTGCATACAATTATCTGGAGCGTTGGAAGTACCGTGTTGATGGTACCTATGGGATTCGCGCTTGCACTGATCATAAATCAGAAAGGCCTGATAGGCAAGCGATTTTATAGAACTTTGATACTCTTTCCATGGGCGTATCCAGCATTCATAACATTGCTGATATGGAAGAACATGCTCAGCTATCATTTCGGGATAATAAACGAAGTTCTTAATGCCTTGGGATTGAAGGGGCTTTTCTGGCTTGGAAGTCCATCTCTAGCCATGCTCTCTTTGATCCTTGTTAATCTATGGTTATCATTTCCGTATTATACCTACGTATTTACGGCCTCCATACAGAGCATACCATCTGAATTATACGATGCAGCGGAGATGGATGGATACGGTACCCTGCGAACTCTGAGAAGAATAACGCTACCGATGCTCAGCAGGCAGTTTGCCTTCATAACAATATTTGGTTTCATATTCACATGGAATAATTTCTATCCAGTTTTTCTACTGACAGGTGGCGGACCTCTTATATCGACCCAGATACTTATAACCTATTCATATTATGAAGCATTCACATACCTTGCCTATGGTGTTGGAATAGCTTATGCAATAATATCAATATTGATACTGCTGGTGCTTGTAGTTCTTGCTAACAAATATACCAAGATGATGCAGGTTCTATATTAG
- a CDS encoding sugar ABC transporter permease codes for MEESNENKEIRRPRYAEAYYKKNTYYKRISIIKKILSHIILIIVGVYSIFPIYYVILTSLSSVNSIAETSLSDLLPKFFSLSNYYLILFKYPFLTWLGNTLIFCTASTAIGIAFAIIAGIGMSRFNIPGKKAILYMMLILTMFPFVVMVIPLYFMFATLHLIDTYQGLILAYTGGALVYSSWLIMNYVNSLPRDYEEAAQLDGLTQSQALFRILVPMSRPVIIFATLVAFMGPYTDYALAGQFITTPSMYTLAIGLYYTSTGTVVMNYNVYAAFSVLMGLPLFILFFVFQKYLVTGFSLATYK; via the coding sequence ATGGAAGAGTCAAACGAAAATAAGGAAATAAGGCGTCCAAGATATGCAGAGGCTTATTATAAGAAGAATACGTATTATAAACGCATATCCATAATCAAGAAGATACTTTCTCACATAATACTGATAATAGTGGGAGTATATTCTATTTTCCCAATCTATTACGTGATACTTACATCGTTAAGTTCGGTGAACAGTATCGCCGAGACCAGCTTATCTGATCTCCTCCCAAAGTTCTTCTCACTTTCAAACTATTATCTGATATTATTCAAATATCCCTTTCTAACGTGGCTTGGAAACACGCTAATATTCTGCACGGCATCTACAGCTATAGGGATAGCGTTCGCCATCATAGCTGGGATAGGTATGTCTAGATTTAATATACCTGGAAAAAAGGCAATACTGTATATGATGCTGATACTCACTATGTTTCCTTTTGTTGTTATGGTTATTCCACTCTACTTTATGTTCGCAACGTTACATCTTATCGATACCTATCAGGGCCTGATCTTGGCATATACAGGTGGTGCGCTCGTTTATTCATCATGGCTCATAATGAACTACGTCAACTCGCTTCCCAGGGATTATGAGGAAGCTGCACAATTGGATGGTCTGACTCAGTCTCAAGCTTTGTTCAGGATCCTTGTTCCGATGTCAAGACCGGTGATAATATTTGCAACGCTTGTTGCATTTATGGGCCCATATACAGACTATGCACTTGCAGGTCAATTCATCACAACTCCAAGCATGTACACCCTAGCTATAGGTCTCTATTACACATCCACAGGCACTGTGGTGATGAATTACAATGTCTATGCTGCATTCTCGGTGTTGATGGGCTTACCATTGTTCATACTGTTCTTCGTGTTTCAAAAGTATCTGGTGACAGGATTTAGCCTCGCTACGTATAAATAA